ACGAAACATCTCCAACCTGCTTGGAAAGATGTCCATCCCGCATCTCGTGATCGCTTCGGATGCAGAAAACATCGACGAGTTGAACAGACTCGGTATTCCAAATCTATACGGCGACGCGTCAAACTCCGAAGTGCTAACGCACGCCAGATTGAAACATGCGCGTGCGCTCGTCGTTGCCGGGCCCGACGAAGCCGCCAGCGAACTGGTCGTTGCCGCCGCACGCGACCTCGCCCCGGAGCTTCCCATCATCGCGCGCGCCACCACCGAAGAAGGCATCAAACGCCTCGCCGCACTCGGCGCACAGGATGTCATACATCCCGAACTCGAAGGCGGCCTTGAGATCGTGCGCCACACGCTGTTGAAGTTGGACTATCCGTTGCAGGAAATCATTCAGTACATGGATGCCGTGCGCCATGACCATTACGACATGCACGTGAATACGGAAGAGGAACACCGCTCCCTGCACGACCTGATCCATGCCACCCAGAGCATCGGCGTCACCTGGCTGACGTTGTTACCGGGCAGCCCGTTGATGGGTCAGACGATCGCCGAAGCCGACCTGCGTGCGCGGACGGGCGCATCCATTGTGGCGATCCTGCGGAAGAACGTAGTCATGGCAAATCCGAAATCTCAAACGACCTTCGAGGCAAACGACCGCATCGGTTTTATCGGCGAGGAGGAACAGATCAAAGACGTGGAACGGTTGTTCCAGGCCGTCAGGGGCAACGAGACTGAATGACATGTTTCCTTGACGACCGGGAAGGAAAATATTTTCAAAGTCGACTTCGATTTAGAAACGAGGAGCCCATGAACAACAGAATAAACATTTCGTCAGGCGCGAAGTGGGAGGATATCATCGGCTATTCCCGGGCGGTAAAAATCGGCAACCTCATCGAGGTTGCGGGCACGACAGCGATCGATGAGAATGGGAACGTGGTCGGAGCGAACGACCCATACGAACAGACAAAGTTCATCTTCGAGAAGATCGAAAAAGCACTGGCTTCGGCGGGCGCCTCTCTCCGTGATGTGGTCCGCACCCGCATGTTCACCACGGATATTTCCCAATGGGAGGAGATCGGCAGGGCGCATGGGGAATTCTTCCGCGAGGTCAAACCCGCCGCGTCCATGATCGAAGTGAACGGGCTGATCGATCCCGAATTGCTGATCGAGATCGAAGTGACGGCGGTCCTTTCCTCTTAAGTTTGGGTACAATCAAGGGATGAAACACGAAACAACCCACGGCATCACCCTGCCCAAGATCGGTTTCGGGGCATGGCGCATCGGCGGAAATTCGTCCCCGAACCGCTCGCTGGACGAAAAATCGATGACCGCCCTTCGGAGCGCGCTCGAAATCGGCTATACCCATTTCGACACCGCCGAGATGTATGCAGACGGCCACAGCGAGGAATTGATCGGACAGGCGATCCGCGATTTCGGCGCAAAACGGGAAGACGTGTTCATTACTTCGAAAGTGACGCCCAGCCACCTGAGATACGACGACGTTTTGAGCGCCTGCGAAAACTCCCTGCGCCGGTTGCAGATGGACTACATCGACCTTTATCTTATCCACTGGCCGCATGGAGGTTCGAAATACGATGAAACCTTCAAGGCGCTGAACAAACTTGTCCGCGATGGGAA
This portion of the Anaerolineales bacterium genome encodes:
- a CDS encoding aldo/keto reductase — translated: MKHETTHGITLPKIGFGAWRIGGNSSPNRSLDEKSMTALRSALEIGYTHFDTAEMYADGHSEELIGQAIRDFGAKREDVFITSKVTPSHLRYDDVLSACENSLRRLQMDYIDLYLIHWPHGGSKYDETFKALNKLVRDGKVRHLGVSNFNLRLLKLAQELSESPIITNQVPYSISDRSNVKNGVLEYCQQNDILFTAYSPVDEGNLRSNKTLESIARAHQANVYQIALAWIISHPRVIAIPMSFNPQHIRENYEAADIKLSPAELEQLDSLGK
- a CDS encoding RidA family protein, whose product is MNNRINISSGAKWEDIIGYSRAVKIGNLIEVAGTTAIDENGNVVGANDPYEQTKFIFEKIEKALASAGASLRDVVRTRMFTTDISQWEEIGRAHGEFFREVKPAASMIEVNGLIDPELLIEIEVTAVLSS